The Roseovarius sp. M141 genomic sequence CCACAGTCACGACAAGCCGTAACGGTGACAACTTGGGGCCGGCCCCATTACGGCATCTTTTTCACCGCCGTTCTCAGCCGTGCGTCCTGGAGATCGTCGTCGCTGCGACAAAACCAACGCCTCTCCCGCGTCAGCGGGTTAGTTCAATCCTAAATCGGAAAGACCGCAACCCGCTCTAGAATTGTTGAACCATTTGTGCAACGTGTAGTAGCTGCGTGCCATCCGCAGCCCCTGACGGCCCCAAGCTCTTTGGACAGTGATATTGTTTACTTGGGTTGACGTAACGACTCGGGTGCGTCCCGCAACCTTCAAAAGCGCCATACTAGACGCAAGTATCCTGCCATAGATGCCTTCTCCTTGCGCGCTCGGATGCACCCCATTCAAAATAATCTCAGCTTCCGTATCGGAGTTCATCCGCATTGTCATAAAGCCAAGAATGCGATCAGCGCGTTCTGCAACACACGCAGGGGCCTTTGGGCCGCATCCTTTGATGCTATTCTCTGCCCATTCAACATAGGCCGCATCAGCACTTGCATCTGACAGGCGCGGATCAGCGTGGTAGTGGCCAAAATAGCCTGCGAAAGAGGCGCGCGCGACGGTCGCGACGGCCTCTGCGTCTGCGGGTGTGGCAAGGCGAATTAGGGCGTCTTGGGGGGTTGGGGCATCAGCCAACATGCGATCATAATAGACAAGCGTGTCCATCAAACGGTAGCCATCCGCCTCTAATTCTTGTACACGGGCCAGATCATCAGTTGAAACGCGGATCGTGAGCAGCTGGACCCGGTCAGTCTGAGCTGCCGCGTTGATTTTCTTAATATCTGCTTTTAACTCCGTAACCTTTGCTGCAGTGATTCCAAATCGGCGGGTTTCAAGCTCGTTGATCTCAATCGGCATGTGCATCTCCTTGCTTTCCAAAACCCGTCAAACGCAAGCATAGATAGATTACCATCGCCGTGAGTCCGATGTTGATGATCTGGGCTACTTCGGGGCGCATCCAATGGGTCAAAGCCACGATGAATATCATCGTGGCCGCAAAGCCGGCAGCATAAGAAAAAAGGAAGCGCGGCAAATCCTGACGGTGCCCTGCGTTACTTTCAAAAGACCAGCGGCGGTTCATCAGGTAACTAAACGTGATCCCCAGCACATAGCATATTGCCGCTGTTATCGGGGGTGTGAAGCCGACCCAGATCAGCACCACAAACAAAACATACAACAGCCCGTTGGACATAACACCAACACCAGAATAACGCAGGAAACTTTTAGATATCTTCATGCAGGTGGCCCGGCTTTGTCAGTGGTCTGCTCGATCAGAATACGCGGTCGACCCTGAACTTCACGAAAGATCCGGCCCAGATAAAACCCATGTACACCAAGGGTGGCCATGATGAGTCCAGATAGGAACCACATCGACAATATCGTGCTGGTCCAGCCCGGTACAGTGAATGAACCCAGCAACCACATCAGTAGAAGGAGCAGAGAAATCAAAGCAGATAAACTGCTGAAGGCAAGTCCGATGATCACGCTCAGCTTCAGGGGGCGATCCGTAAACCGGATAATAATTGCAATGGCCATGGTGATGAGTCTTCGCAAAGAGTAAGAACTTTCACCGGCCAGCCGGACACCACGATCCACTTGCAATTGCGTGGTGGGCAAACCGGTGAGGCTGACCATGATTGGCAAGAACACCTCTTGTTCTTGATACATCAATAAAATATCAACAAGGCGGCGGCTATAGATGCCGAAATTTCCGATGTTGTTGATGCTGACCCCTGTGAGTGATTTCACAACGGCATAGAAAGATTTTGACGCGATCCGTCGGAGTTTCGAATCCGACCAAGTGCCGCGATCAACAACAACTGCATCAACGTTGCTGTGGATCAATTTTTCCAGCAGGGCTGGAATGATTTTGGGATCATCCTGCAAGTCGCAGTCTATGACGACAACATAATCCCCATTGGCCGCTTCAAGCCCCGCCCAAATTGCCAGATGTTGCCCATGGTTACGGGCCAGTCTGACGCCACGTATGTGTGGGCTATTTTGCGCCAGCTCTGTGATTACTTCCCACGGCTGATCGGGCCCCCGGTCATCAACCAGCAGGAGTTCCCAATCAAAATCGGTGTCGGCGAAGGTGTCGGCGACCTGATCGGCCAACGTATGCAAGCAATCGCGACACCCGTAGATCGGAGAGACGACACTGATTTTTATGTTAGTCATGTCCAGCCTCGTGGCGTATTACCCAACACGTTCAGTGCCACATCAATTACGGTCTCAATGTCGCTTCCCAGATCAAAATACATAGGCAAACGTACTAACGTCTCCGAGATGCGTTGCGTGACAGGCAGATCCCCATGTGCTCGGCCAAACCGTTTGCCTGCAGGGGCCGAGTGTAGTGGGACATAGTGAAAAGGGGTGATGATATTATGTGCTTTCATTTCTGCAATGAAGGCACTGCGACTCTCAAGCGAGTCCAGCAGTAGATAGAACATGTGTCCATTACCTGTGCAGTTCAGCGGCGTGTAGGGTAATGTAACTTTGTTGGTGGCAACAAGAGGCGTAAGCGCATCCATATAGGCGTCGAACACAGCCAAACGCCGAGTGCGAATCGCAGGCTCCGCCTCAAGTTGACCGTACAAATATGCCGCGATTAGTTCACCGGGTAAATAGGATGATCCCACATCCACCCAAGTATACTTGTCAACTTGCCCGCGGAAAAACTGCGAGCGGTTGGTGCCCTTCTCGCGGATGATTTCTGCGCGTTCCATAAGTTCGGAGCGGTTGATCGCCAGAGCCCCCCCTTCTCCGCTAATGATGTTCTTGGTTTCGTGAAAGCTGAAGGCCGCCATGTCACTCAGGCTGCCGGCCAAGCGACCCTTGTAGGTTGACCCCAATGCCTGTGCTGCGTCTTCGATCAGAAACAATCCGTGTTTCTTAGCCAAATCGGCCAACGCATCCATGTCGGCTGGAAAACCTGCGTAATGCACAGCAAAAATCGCTTTAGTTTTTTGGGTAATCGCTGTGGAAACTGCAATAGGGTCAATGTTCAGCGTGTCTGGCTGGATATCTACAAAAACCGGTGTTGCCCCGCGCAAAACCACAGCATTAGCGGTCGACACGAAAGTAAAGGAGGGCATGATGACTTCATCACCAGGTCCTAAATCACACAACATTGCAGCCATTTCGAGCGCAGCCGTGCAGGAGTGTGTCAGCAGTACTTTCTTCGCGCCGGTTAAACTCCCAAGGTGCTTGCTACATTTATCCGTGTATACTCCGTCACCTGCAAGTTGGCCTTGCCTCACTGCATCTCGGATGTACTTGATTTCATTGCCAACAATACTGGGCTTGTTAAATGGGATAGTGTTTTTCACGGTTACCTATGTCAATCATTGAAGTTACCTAGTCAGTCGTTTCTAAATCAATACTGCCATTGTTGCACAAATCGGTTGCTGAGCAGGCTTGCCCTTTCCCCGGACGGACTTATCCTACGACCTCAGTGACGGGTATGCCAAGAGCGGTGTAGCGGTTGAGGACGGCGGTGCGGAGCTGGATTTCCACGACCTGACGGTCGAAGTTCCGCGCCATGCGCTGCCCGGCAGGGTATTGCGCAGCAATGTCCCTGTCTGACGTCAGCGCCTATGGGTCCATTTAGGGTGATTTGCTAAGAGAGTGTTTGTTGCTCATCGTAACCACCGAGGAGTGGACGATGAAAAAGACAACGAAGAGCCCTGGCGAGAGGATCGTCAAAGATATCAAACGCGCCACGCGCAAGCATTATTCATCCGAAGAGAAGATCAGGATCGTGTTGGATGGTCTTCGCGGCGAGGACAGCATTGCTGAGCTGTGTCGCCGTGAGGGGATATCCCAGGGCATCTACTACAAGTGGTCCAAGGACTTCATGGAGGCCGGTAAGAAGCGGCTGGCTGGGGACACGGCGCGTGCGGCAAGTACTGACGAAGTGAAGGAACTGCGCCGCGAGGCAAAGGATCGTATCCGATGGGGTGGACGCCCCCCGGCGGCATCAAAATGTGCCAAGGTAGCGGGTGTTGAAACACTGCTAAGAGGAGAGCGTCCATGAACGAAGTTAGCATCATCGGCCTGGATTTGGCCAAGAACATATTTCAGGCACATGGCGCCGGGGCGGACGGATCCGTTGTATTCCGGCGCAAGCTATCGCGTGCGCAGCTGTTGAAGTTCCTGAGCGATCAGCAGCCTTGCGTGGTGGCCATGGAGGCTTGTGCAAGCGCCCATCATTGGGGCCGGGCAATCGGCGATCTTGGGCACCAGGTTCGGTTGATACCGCCTGCCTACGTGAAGCCTTTCGTGAAGCGTCAGAAAAACGACATGGCTGATGCGGAGGCGATCGCTGAGGCAGCGTCCCGTCCGACCATGCGGTTTGTTGCTGTGAAGAGCGAGGTTCAGCAGGCGGCGGCAATGGCGTATCGTACCCGCGACCTCCTGGTGAGGCAGCGCACTCAGACAATCAATGCGCTTCGGGCCCATCTGGCCGAGCAAGGTATCGTCGCGCCCGCCGGTCCTGCCCATGTTGGCCGCCTTGCCGCAGTTGTCGATGGCGACGACGGCACGCTGCCTGCGGCGGTGCGGGAACTGGCGCGCTTACTTCTGGACCAGATCGAAGATCTAAGCGAGAAAGTATCTGGCTTGGATACCGAGCTGCGCAAACGAGCGGCCACCGACGATACTGCGAGGCAGCTGACGACGATTCCGGGCATTGGTCCGATCACTGCAGCGGCTATCACCACTTTTGCGCCACCGATGGAGACCTTCTTGAAGGGCCGGGATTTTGCGGCCTGGGTCGGGCTTACGCCGAGACAGCATTCGAGCGGCGGCAAGGAACGTCTTGGCCGAACGTCGAAGATGGGCCAAAAAGATATCCGTCGACTGCTGATCACCGGTGCCATCGCAGTGGTGAGATGGGCAGCACGCAAGGGCGCCCTGGAGGGTTCGTGGCTCGCGCGGATGCTGGCACGCAAACCGAAAATGTTGGTCGCGGTGGCTTTGGCCAACCGTATGGCGCGCACGGCCTGGGCTCTGATGCGTAAAGGTGAGGATTACAGGGATCCGGTGGCTATGGCCGCATAGGTCAAAGCCATCGGTTTGTCGCCGCGAATGTGAGCAGGACGGAGGAACGTAAGGGCAAACGGTCATGAGACCAGGTTGGGAGACCCATTATTCCGGACGATGTGCCACCGAGCACGGGTATCCGAACTGGACCCGAACCGCATATCTCCATAAGGGCCCGCGGCGTTTGAAAGGCCGCAACTTTGAGGCCGGACACACGACTGCACCTGATCACATGCCCGATCGTACCAAAAAAGTGCTTGCATTCATGGGGGCGTCCACACACGTCCGCTGACGCCGCTCTGACGGGCGGAATCCGAGGCTGATAGTGTCCACCATTGATAGTGGACATCTTGAGGCACTCTATGGCGGGCAAGAAGGGCCAGAAGAAGCGGTTCTGGGCGGACGAAGAGAAGCGGTCGATCTGTGAGCAGGCTTTGGCACCCGGCGTGTCCGTCGCGCAGGTTGCCCGTCGTTATTCGATGAACGCGAACCTGATCTTCAAGTGGCTGAAAGACCCTCGCTTTTCCCCTGCTGCGGACAAAATGCAAATGGCATCGGAAGGTGACATTATCTTCTTGCCGGTGGAGATATCGGGGCCATCCACCGACCATCATTCCAACGAGACGACGTTGGGGCCTGTGGGCTCGACATCGGCTCCTCTCCTGGCGCATCGGGTCGACATCACGCTGTCGGATGGGCGACGGGTCGTCATTGAAGGGCCGACGGCGCTGTCATCTGTTATCGGGCTCGTGCAGGGTCTGATGGCATGATCCCAGTGCCGAGCAATACGCGGGTGTGGCTCGCGGCCGGGGTGACCGACATGCGGCGTGGCTTCAACACCTTGGCGGCGCAGGCTGAAAAGGTCCTGGCCGAGGACCCGTATTCCGGCCATCTGTTCGTGTTCCGGGGGCGCCGGGGCGATCTGTTGAAGATCATCTGGTGGGACGCCCAAGGAGCCTGCCTGTTCTCCAAGCGCCTCGAGCGTGGCCGGTTCGTCTGGCCCGCGGCGAAAGAGGGCAAGGTCAGCCTCAGTCCGTCGCAACTCTCGATGCTGCTGGAGGGGATCGACTGGCGCATGCCGCAAAAGACATGGCGGCCATTGCAGGCGGAATAGCTCAATAAAACAGAGGTTTAGGCGCATTCCTTGTTCCCCTCCCGCCGCCGGTTCAGTATATTCCCGCCATGCTGGAGACGCTGAAATCCCTGCCGGACGATGCCGAAGACCTGAAGGCTCTGGTCGCCCTGATGGGCGAGGAGATCAAGTCTCTGACCCTGAAGGTGGAAGATCTGCAAGGGCAGCTGGCGGCCCATCCATTGCCCGGCAGGCGATTTGCAAGGCAAATCTGCCGAGAGGGGCAAGGCGCGGTTCGGGTCGAAATCCGAAAGCCTCGATCAGCTGGCCTTCGACTTGCAGGAAGACATCGAGATCGCGCAGGCTGCCGAGGCGCAGCATGACGAAACCAACCCGAGTGACGACGCGGCGCAATCCGACAGGCCCGCCAAACGGCAACACAGCCGTGCCCCGCTGCCCGATCATCTCGAGCGACAGACCGAGGTCTTGTCTCCGGGCGATGCCTGCGCCTCGTGTGGCGGCGCCCTGCGCCCGCTCGGCGAGGATGTGACGCAGGAGCTGGAATACATCCCGGGGCGCTTTGTCGTCCGCCAGATCGTGCGTCCGCGCATGGCCTACAGCTGCTGCGAGACCTTCGCGCAGGCACCGTTGCCGAGCCGCCCCATCGAGCGCGGCCGCGCCGGCCCCGGTCTTCTCGCGCATGTGCTGGTCGGCAAGTATTGCGATCATCTGCCATTATACCGGCAGTTGGAGATCTACGCGCGCGAGAAGCTCGACCTGCACCGATCAACGCTCACCGACTGGGTCGGGCGGTCAACGGCGTTGCTGGAACCGTTGGCCGAGCATATCGGCAAGCTGGTGCGCGCCGGACCCGCCGTGTTTGCCGACGACACCCCGGTCAAGATGCAGACCGGTGCGAAGACAGGCAAGGCCCATACCGCGCGGCTCTGGAGTTACGTCCGCGACGAGAGGCCCTGGTGCGGACAGGCACCGCCCTGCGCGTGGTATCAGTTCAGCGTGGATCGAAAGGGGGGACATCCCTCCGCCCATCTTCAGGGCTACAAGGGCACCGTGCATGCTGACGGCTTCACCGGCTTCAACGGCCTGTTCGGCGAAGGGCTCGCCACGGAGCAAGCCTGCATGGTCCATGTCCGCCGCAAGTTCGTGGATGTCTTCGAGCGCGATGGGTCCGTCATCGCCAGGGGCGCCATCGAACGGATTGCCAGGCTCTATGGTGTGGAAAGGAGGCGCGCTACAAATCCCCCGATGAACGCGTCGCCCTGCGGCAGGCGCAGGCGAAGCCGCTCTTCGATGAACTGGAAGGTTGGCTGAAGCAGCAACTGCCAAAAATATCCGGAAAGACCAAGCTGGCCGAGGCGATCCGCTACGCGCTCGGTCGCATGCCCAAGGCGCGGCCATACCTCGAGAACGGACAGCTGGAACTGGACAACAATATCTGCGAGCGGTCAATCAGACCCCTGACCCTTGGCAGGAAAAATTCTTCATGGGCTCAAAAGGTGGCGGCAAGGCCGCGGCGATCGCCTACACGCTCATCGAAACCGCTCGCATGAACGGCGTCAATCCCGAAGCCTGGCTTACTTGGTTTCTCGAGCGTATTGCCGATCACAAGATCAACCGAATTGACGAACTCGCTCCCTGGAACTGGACGCCGCAATAGGCGTCAAGTGCTACGTAGTCGGACGTGTGTGGACGCCCCCATGAATGCAAGCACTTTTTTGGTACGATCGGGCATGTGATCAGGTGCAGTCGTGTGTCCGGCCTCAAAGTTGCGGCCTTTCAAACGCCGCGGGCCCTTATGGAGATATGCGGTTCGGGTCCAGTTCGGATACCCGTGCTCGGTGGCACATCGTCCGGAATAATGGGTCTCCCAACCTGGTCTCATGACCGTTTGCCCTTACGTTCCTCCGTCCTGCTCACATTCGCGGCGACAAACCGATGGCTTTGACCTATGCGGCCATAGCCACCGGATCCCTGTAATCCTCACCTTTACGCATCAGAGCCCAGGCCGTGCGCGCCATACGGTTGGCCAAAGCCACCGCGACCAACATTTTCGGTTTGCGTGCCAGCATCCGCGCGAGCCACGAACCCTCCAGGGCGCCCTTGCGTGCTGCCCATCTCACCACTGCGATGGCACCGGTGATCAGCAGTCGACGGATATCTTTTTGGCCCATCTTCGACGTTCGGCCAAGACGTTCCTTGCCGCCGCTCGAATGCTGTCTCGGCGTAAGCCCGACCCAGGCCGCAAAATCCCGGCCCTTCAAGAAGGTCTCCATCGGTGGCGCAAAAGTGGTGATAGCCGCTGCAGTGATCGGACCAATGCCCGGAATCGTCGTCAGCTGCCTCGCAGTATCGTCGGTGGCCGCTCGTTTGCGCAGCTCGGTATCCAAGCCAGATACTTTCTCGCTTAGATCTTCGATCTGGTCCAGAAGTAAGCGCGCCAGTTCCCGCACCGCCGCAGGCAGCGTGCCGTCGTCGCCATCGACAACTGCGGCAAGGCGGCCAACATGGGCAGGACCGGCGGGCGCGACGATACCTTGCTCGGCCAGATGGGCCCGAAGCGCATTGATTGTCTGAGTGCGCTGCCTCACCAGGAGGTCGCGGGTACGATACGCCATTGCCGCCGCCTGCTGAACCTCGCTCTTCACAGCAACAAACCGCATGGTCGGACGGGACGCTGCCTCAGCGATCGCCTCCGCATCAGCCATGTCGTTTTTCTGACGCTTCACGAAAGGCTTCACGTAGGCAGGCGGTATCAACCGAACCTGGTGCCCAAGATCGCCGATTGCCCGGCCCCAATGATGGGCGCTTGCACAAGCCTCCATGGCCACCACGCAAGGCTGCTGATCGCTCAGGAACTTCAACAGCTGCGCACGCGATAGCTTGCGCCGGAATACAACGGATCCGTCCGCCCCGGCGCCATGTGCCTGAAATATGTTCTTGGCCAAATCCAGGCCGATGATGCTAACTTCGTTCATGGACGCTCTCCTCTTAGCAGTGTTTCAACACCCGCTACCTTGGCACATTTTGATGCCGCCGGGGGGCGTCCACCCCATCGGATACAAAGGATCTTAAGGAAGTGGTCGCTGAACAGACGCTTGAGCTGCGCCTTCTCAAAAAAAAGCATGTTCG encodes the following:
- a CDS encoding GNAT family N-acetyltransferase, producing MPIEINELETRRFGITAAKVTELKADIKKINAAAQTDRVQLLTIRVSTDDLARVQELEADGYRLMDTLVYYDRMLADAPTPQDALIRLATPADAEAVATVARASFAGYFGHYHADPRLSDASADAAYVEWAENSIKGCGPKAPACVAERADRILGFMTMRMNSDTEAEIILNGVHPSAQGEGIYGRILASSMALLKVAGRTRVVTSTQVNNITVQRAWGRQGLRMARSYYTLHKWFNNSRAGCGLSDLGLN
- a CDS encoding GtrA family protein, which translates into the protein MKISKSFLRYSGVGVMSNGLLYVLFVVLIWVGFTPPITAAICYVLGITFSYLMNRRWSFESNAGHRQDLPRFLFSYAAGFAATMIFIVALTHWMRPEVAQIINIGLTAMVIYLCLRLTGFGKQGDAHAD
- a CDS encoding glycosyltransferase family 2 protein is translated as MTNIKISVVSPIYGCRDCLHTLADQVADTFADTDFDWELLLVDDRGPDQPWEVITELAQNSPHIRGVRLARNHGQHLAIWAGLEAANGDYVVVIDCDLQDDPKIIPALLEKLIHSNVDAVVVDRGTWSDSKLRRIASKSFYAVVKSLTGVSINNIGNFGIYSRRLVDILLMYQEQEVFLPIMVSLTGLPTTQLQVDRGVRLAGESSYSLRRLITMAIAIIIRFTDRPLKLSVIIGLAFSSLSALISLLLLLMWLLGSFTVPGWTSTILSMWFLSGLIMATLGVHGFYLGRIFREVQGRPRILIEQTTDKAGPPA
- the rffA gene encoding dTDP-4-amino-4,6-dideoxygalactose transaminase translates to MKNTIPFNKPSIVGNEIKYIRDAVRQGQLAGDGVYTDKCSKHLGSLTGAKKVLLTHSCTAALEMAAMLCDLGPGDEVIMPSFTFVSTANAVVLRGATPVFVDIQPDTLNIDPIAVSTAITQKTKAIFAVHYAGFPADMDALADLAKKHGLFLIEDAAQALGSTYKGRLAGSLSDMAAFSFHETKNIISGEGGALAINRSELMERAEIIREKGTNRSQFFRGQVDKYTWVDVGSSYLPGELIAAYLYGQLEAEPAIRTRRLAVFDAYMDALTPLVATNKVTLPYTPLNCTGNGHMFYLLLDSLESRSAFIAEMKAHNIITPFHYVPLHSAPAGKRFGRAHGDLPVTQRISETLVRLPMYFDLGSDIETVIDVALNVLGNTPRGWT
- a CDS encoding IS110 family transposase; its protein translation is MNEVSIIGLDLAKNIFQAHGAGADGSVVFRRKLSRAQLLKFLSDQQPCVVAMEACASAHHWGRAIGDLGHQVRLIPPAYVKPFVKRQKNDMADAEAIAEAASRPTMRFVAVKSEVQQAAAMAYRTRDLLVRQRTQTINALRAHLAEQGIVAPAGPAHVGRLAAVVDGDDGTLPAAVRELARLLLDQIEDLSEKVSGLDTELRKRAATDDTARQLTTIPGIGPITAAAITTFAPPMETFLKGRDFAAWVGLTPRQHSSGGKERLGRTSKMGQKDIRRLLITGAIAVVRWAARKGALEGSWLARMLARKPKMLVAVALANRMARTAWALMRKGEDYRDPVAMAA
- a CDS encoding transposase — translated: MAGKKGQKKRFWADEEKRSICEQALAPGVSVAQVARRYSMNANLIFKWLKDPRFSPAADKMQMASEGDIIFLPVEISGPSTDHHSNETTLGPVGSTSAPLLAHRVDITLSDGRRVVIEGPTALSSVIGLVQGLMA
- the tnpB gene encoding IS66 family insertion sequence element accessory protein TnpB (TnpB, as the term is used for proteins encoded by IS66 family insertion elements, is considered an accessory protein, since TnpC, encoded by a neighboring gene, is a DDE family transposase.), with product MIPVPSNTRVWLAAGVTDMRRGFNTLAAQAEKVLAEDPYSGHLFVFRGRRGDLLKIIWWDAQGACLFSKRLERGRFVWPAAKEGKVSLSPSQLSMLLEGIDWRMPQKTWRPLQAE
- a CDS encoding IS66 family transposase, translating into MQGKSAERGKARFGSKSESLDQLAFDLQEDIEIAQAAEAQHDETNPSDDAAQSDRPAKRQHSRAPLPDHLERQTEVLSPGDACASCGGALRPLGEDVTQELEYIPGRFVVRQIVRPRMAYSCCETFAQAPLPSRPIERGRAGPGLLAHVLVGKYCDHLPLYRQLEIYAREKLDLHRSTLTDWVGRSTALLEPLAEHIGKLVRAGPAVFADDTPVKMQTGAKTGKAHTARLWSYVRDERPWCGQAPPCAWYQFSVDRKGGHPSAHLQGYKGTVHADGFTGFNGLFGEGLATEQACMVHVRRKFVDVFERDGSVIARGAIERIARLYGVERRRATNPPMNASPCGRRRRSRSSMNWKVG
- a CDS encoding transposase domain-containing protein; translation: MAEAATAKNIRKDQAGRGDPLRARSHAQGAAIPRERTAGTGQQYLRAVNQTPDPWQEKFFMGSKGGGKAAAIAYTLIETARMNGVNPEAWLTWFLERIADHKINRIDELAPWNWTPQ